In the genome of Sphingomonas alpina, the window CCGACGCCGATCGCCCGGGCAAGGACATGCCCGCCCGGGTGATGGCGCGCCTCCTCTTGTGTGATCAGCCCGCGATCCACCATCTCCTGGACTTGGGTATGATCGCGGCTGAGCAGATGCAGGACGCCGCCGCGCAGCAGATAGGCCCGGCTGTCGCCGACCCACAGGATCGCGAAGCGCCCCTCCTGGACCAGCAAGGCGACGACGGTCGATCCCATTTGCTGCCCACGACGCTGCGATTCGGACCAGATACGGCGGTTGGCGCTGTGGATCGCGTCCGCGACCGATTGCGCCGCAGCATCGAAGTCGGTCGGCACGTCGATGCTCTGCAGCGCCTGAATGACCGCACCGGAAGCCCAGTCGCCATGCGCATGACCACCCATACCGTCGGCCACGACCCACAGGCCGTCTGCCACGCGATCGCAGAAGCCGTCTTCATTGTTGCGCCGGACAAGCCCGGGATGGGTGCCGGCAACACTGTTGATCCTGAGGCCGGTCATGATGCTGGCGACCGGGTGAGCATTGCCGACATCAGTATTGGTGGACAGGCGCCATCCAGTGTCGCGGCCTCCGTGTCGCCATCGGCGCTCCACCAGCGGTCTGCGGCATGGATCACCAGCGCGTCGGCAGCATCACCCGCTTCGCGGACAAGGCGGTCGGCCTCCCAGCGTTCGCCGATCGCGGCATAGAGCAACGCCTCGCACCGTGCCGCCGCCGCTGGATCGCCAATCAGCAACAATATGGGGAAGCGGCGGCCCAGCGCGTCCTGCGACGCAGCGACGGCGCCCGCTATTCCGTTTCCTTCGCAACGCCATGGCAAAGCGCGATCGAATGTGTCTGCAAACGCCTCGCCCAGATCGGCGCGCGCCTGAGCCAGCGAAGGCGATAGCCAGGCATCGATTTGCTCTCGCTGATCATGCGTGAAGCCGCGCGCGACGAAATCACCGTGCGCGGGAAGCTTTCCGAACAGGGCGACTCCGCTCATAGCGATGCCGGGCAGCGAAACGACCAGATCCCGGCTCGGCTGAACGGGTTCCGATCCCCAGGCAATGTGATTGCCAGCGTCGTCCGCAGGGCACCCTGGCCGAAGCTTGCCCGGATCGCCCGCGCCCCCGCATTCTGTTTTTCCGCCATGTCCATGACCCGGAATAACGCCCAAGGTCCTTCGGCGGCAAAGCGCCCAAGTTCGGTGCCCGATTGCGCGTCGGGATCGGCTGGTGCTGCGGCCGGCTTCCCGGGTGCCGCAGTGGCGGCCTTCGCTGCGGAATACAGCACCACCGATGCTTCCGGCAGTCCCCCACTTGCCGACCAGAGCAAGGGGTGCGGCTGGTTGCTGGCCGCCTTGAACCGATAGCGCGTGCCGCCACTGGTGACTTCTACCGTATCGACTCCGGTGCCGAAGCTGGCCACCGATACCTTGATCGGCAGCCCACCGACGAGCAGGTCGCGCAATTCGCCTGCCCGCGCGAATGCTTCCGGGGTCGAGGGATTGAGTGCGGCAGTCACTGCATTGCCGTCGCGCCAGCGCCAGATCGCGCCCTCGGTGTCGATCAGCGGCTTGAGCCGGCTTTGCGTGAAGCTGTCGATCACGCCGCCCATCCCGAATACGCGCAACACATCAACCATCGCCGCATCCTGTGGTGCGGCCCCGAAGAAAGGGTAGCGCTCCTGGGCAACCTCCCGACAGGCTGGGAGGACGGTTTGGGTATAGGCGTCGGTGATCGCGCCGCCTGCGGCACTGACCTGCGCAGCCGAGCCGCCGCCCGCCGCTTGCGTGACGAAGGGCTGCATCTGCGGCGGAGCGCTCGCGGCGGCCGCCTTCACGGATGCGATCGCCGCTGCCATCTGCGCCTGGGTGGTATCGGCGCCGCCGCCGCCGCCAATGGACCGTGCCGCCATTACTGCCTGACCGGCCGACTTCACCGCGCCGACGAATTCGTCGATCGGCGCCGAACCGCGGCCGTCGCCGACATATTCCTGCAGATTGGCGAAATAACCGCTGATCTCGTCACCGGCGTCGATCCCCCTGGCGCGATCCTGGTTCATCTGCTGCCCGATCCGGCCAATGCGCGACCGGTTGAGGCCATAGCGCGCGGCGCGTGCCAGGCCGGCTTGCGTGCCGCCGGTGAAGGTCGTGTTCTTGCGCAACTCGAGCAGCACGCGCTTCATCGGCGACGGGCTCTTGGTGAAGGCGCCGAACGCCGCCGGATCGCTGAAATAAGCCCCTGGCCGCATCAGCGTGATCAGCCCTTCCCATGCGGCGATATAATCCTTGGCATAGAGTCCGGCCACACCGGGACGGACGTTGCTCAGTTCGGCGCCCACGCCTGCCTCGTCGGCACCGCCCACCACCCACAGGTCGCGCTTC includes:
- the tagF gene encoding type VI secretion system-associated protein TagF, whose translation is MSGVALFGKLPAHGDFVARGFTHDQREQIDAWLSPSLAQARADLGEAFADTFDRALPWRCEGNGIAGAVAASQDALGRRFPILLLIGDPAAAARCEALLYAAIGERWEADRLVREAGDAADALVIHAADRWWSADGDTEAATLDGACPPILMSAMLTRSPAS
- a CDS encoding PP2C family protein-serine/threonine phosphatase: MTGLRINSVAGTHPGLVRRNNEDGFCDRVADGLWVVADGMGGHAHGDWASGAVIQALQSIDVPTDFDAAAQSVADAIHSANRRIWSESQRRGQQMGSTVVALLVQEGRFAILWVGDSRAYLLRGGVLHLLSRDHTQVQEMVDRGLITQEEARHHPGGHVLARAIGVGARMAVDVVMDEVEPGDLFLLCSDGLTGKVEDSEIAAILDGGEAQATLDTLIATTLERGAPDNVTAILVGLNETTLLALAGSPGPLP